The Sediminicola sp. YIK13 genomic sequence AGTTGTGGAATTTACCTTTATAAAATACGGGTTACTCCCTTTACAATAAAACATAAAGGTAGCTAAAGAATGTACATTACCAAAGGGGGTTGAAAAAACAACATATGAATCTATTGCAAAGCCCAATTATCCGGTAAAAAAAGGCATTCCAATAAGTATTAGGATAAATTCTCGCTTATCTAGGTAGTGACCGACTACAACAAGGTATTTCGCAGCGCTCGTTCAACAGGCTTTACAAGATCTCTTATGATTTGTTCTCCACTGGCATCGTCTATCAGTGCAACAAGGATATATCGTCTATTAGGCTCATTCCCCCATACCAAAATGGAGTCTGAGTGATAGGTTCTCCAGGATCCAGACTTTCTGAATAAGCGAGCTGTTGGAGCTATTTGATCCAAGGTGTTTACGAACTTATGGTGCAATTCTGGATTTTCCATGATGTTCAGCATTTGTTTGGACCTTTTTTCATTGACCAACTGGCCATTGGCCAAAAGATAGTAATAGCGACATACCTGGGTAACCGTTGCGGCATGACTCAAATTTTTTAGCGGCTCCCTATTGGTATCACCACCACCACCATAACGTTTACCGACCCATAATCCGCCACCGAGTTGTTTGTCGTAAAATTCATATTTGGGATCCGTCATTACGGCCTCTATCTTTTCATATCCAACTCGATCAATCATTCTAGTGGATGCCTGATTATCAGATTTACTGATCATCAAGCGCATGTCTTTTTTCACCTCAGCAGTTTCCCTTAACTCTCCTTTGTCAATAGCATCCATCGCCGTTAATAAAATGGCGATTTTGGGAAGACTTGCAGCATACATCATATAGTTACCATTGACCCTTGCAAATTTTGCGTTATTGGGGTCATTTAGATCTACAATGCCTACAGCCATTTTCTTTTGTTCAATCAATCTCTTCCACTGCGGATTAGCCATAAGTTGCTTCTCCAAATTACTTTGCAACCGCGAACTAAATAGTGATTGAAGGGGTTTAATAGTAGAATTATCCACTTGTAAGGGCAAATCGTTCTGTGCGTATACTCCTGTAACGCATAAGCAAACAATCCAAAGAAGTTTCAAGCCTGTTTTCATCAATAATTCTTTCTTAGTAAAACGCTACAAATGTATTTAAATTACAATACCATCTACTGTTAATTTTAAAGACCTGAAAAAATATTTAAACCCCAGCAAAATCTAGGGTTTTTAAATATTTTAGGGTTCAAAAATGTTAAAAACAAAAACAATTTCCATTAAAAAAAGTCCAATTGAGGTAAAAAAAACTCCAAAAAAGACTCTTTTGGATAAAAAATTGATAGATATAAGGTACAAAAAACCAGTGAGTTACAACGTTTATTTTTGTTAATAATTAAATTTTGCGCCACGCTTTATCGCTGAAGTAGCTTGGCAGGTAAAGCTCATCATACCAATGGAAATTAATCTATGTACATTGGTGATTTTTTTCTTCCCCTAGCCATAACATTATACATATCCCATAAATATATCATCAGATTTCATGGATATGGACTTAGAATTAAATTTATTTGGATATGACCTGCTTGACTTCCCCACAGTTCATCATAGCCTCCCCATAATATGGGTTGCGGATTTCCTTTTCCCAACTCAACCAATCAGCTCCCTTGTTCTTATTGGCCATAGGACAGTTCTGAACAAATAATATACTGGGGATTTCCTTTAAATTAGTACTGATGGATATCAAGTTTTCCGATAGAATGATAAAATATTCCCTTTGATTGACAAGATTGTCAGTTTTGGATATTTTAGTAAACATTTCAATAATTTTATTCAAATGTCCCTCTGTCATTCTATCAAGATCCTTTTCAATTATGTTCTTTAGGCCATTTAATGCTACTTTGGATGAAGAACCTGCCCGCTCTGGGTTGGAAGCCACCAGGGCATCTTTTACATCCATATAATTTCCTATAATGGACATTATGTCTTTTTGAACTTCTTTTGGAATATCCATTTTCATGCTGGTCGCGCTATCCGTCCCTTCCATTCTTACTCCTGTATGCCCTTCATGTCCGGTCATTGTCTTTCCACCTTCTTGGTTCATCATGGATTTTTTTCCCTTGAGCTGTGCTGCGGCATCAACCGTAAAAGTCCCATTGGCAACTATTTCGGTGCCATTTTCCAACCCATCCAATACTTCATAACTCCCATTGACATTGGTACCAAGTGTTACTTCCCTCATTTCAAAAACCGGCTCTTCACTATCTGTCTTTACATACACCACAGATCTTTCTCCCGTCCATAAAATAGCGCTCTCCGGAATTGTTATCCGATCTTTCATGGTACCGGCAGACAACATAATTGAACCTTGCACGAACATTCCTGGTTTTAGTAATCCGTCCTTATTCTGCAGGACTGCCCTCACCTCAACAGTTCGCTTACTGGAATTCAATATGGGATCTATAAACGATATTTTAGCTTTAAATTTTGTGTTGGGATAGGAGTTTGCAACTATGGTCATAGCCTGATTATTTTTAAGACTGCCTACCTGATTTTCGTATGAATCAAATACGGCCCAGACCGAACTTAAATCTGCAATGGAAAACAATGCAGCGCCTTGTTTTATGTAATCTCCCTCTTCCACCATTATTTTTGAAACTGTACCTGAGGTATTGGCATACACGGGAAAGTTTTCGGTGACCTTGTCACTATTCTCTATTTGTGCGATCTGTTTTTCAGAGAGCTTCCATAATTTTAATTTATTTCTGACTGCCTTGTACAATTCAGGTTGTGATTCCTTCAGCCTTGTTGCTGTGAGCAGCTCTTGCTGTGCGGATACCAGTTCTGGAGAATAGATTGTTGCTAGTAGTTGTCCTTTTTTGATTTCCTCCCCTTCATAATTTACATTGAGCTTCTCTACACGACCTCCAAAATAAGCAGCTTGTGTACCATTGATTTCCTCATTTTCCATTATTTTACCGGACAAGGTAAGAACACCTTCCTTTGTATTTCCAGCACCTACAACCATTGTTTCTATATTGGCCAAAGCCATGGCGTTTTTGGTCATTTTAAACTGGTTCGAGGCAAGTCCGTCCGCTCCTGATTCGGCAGGAATCAGATCCATTCCACAAATAGGGCAATCCCCTGGTTCTGGCTGCATGATCTGGGGGTGCATGGAACATGTCCACATCTCTCCATTGGCCATCTCGGCGGTATGGTCGTGTTCCTCTTTGCTGCCGTTACTGTTGATACCGCCAAAAATAAAATATCCGGCCAGTAATCCAGCTAGGGCAGCCAATACGATATAAAGGGTTTTATTCTTCATGATATTTCTTTAAACTTCAATTATTGTAAATTAAACACTCTTCCTTTCCTACGGTACTCGTTAACCTTTTTTTCTTCTCATTGTGGGAGAAGTTAGAAACCACAGGGTAAAACCACTCAGAACTGTAATGAGACCCATGACAGAAAA encodes the following:
- a CDS encoding efflux RND transporter periplasmic adaptor subunit, yielding MKNKTLYIVLAALAGLLAGYFIFGGINSNGSKEEHDHTAEMANGEMWTCSMHPQIMQPEPGDCPICGMDLIPAESGADGLASNQFKMTKNAMALANIETMVVGAGNTKEGVLTLSGKIMENEEINGTQAAYFGGRVEKLNVNYEGEEIKKGQLLATIYSPELVSAQQELLTATRLKESQPELYKAVRNKLKLWKLSEKQIAQIENSDKVTENFPVYANTSGTVSKIMVEEGDYIKQGAALFSIADLSSVWAVFDSYENQVGSLKNNQAMTIVANSYPNTKFKAKISFIDPILNSSKRTVEVRAVLQNKDGLLKPGMFVQGSIMLSAGTMKDRITIPESAILWTGERSVVYVKTDSEEPVFEMREVTLGTNVNGSYEVLDGLENGTEIVANGTFTVDAAAQLKGKKSMMNQEGGKTMTGHEGHTGVRMEGTDSATSMKMDIPKEVQKDIMSIIGNYMDVKDALVASNPERAGSSSKVALNGLKNIIEKDLDRMTEGHLNKIIEMFTKISKTDNLVNQREYFIILSENLISISTNLKEIPSILFVQNCPMANKNKGADWLSWEKEIRNPYYGEAMMNCGEVKQVISK
- a CDS encoding serine hydrolase, with translation MKTGLKLLWIVCLCVTGVYAQNDLPLQVDNSTIKPLQSLFSSRLQSNLEKQLMANPQWKRLIEQKKMAVGIVDLNDPNNAKFARVNGNYMMYAASLPKIAILLTAMDAIDKGELRETAEVKKDMRLMISKSDNQASTRMIDRVGYEKIEAVMTDPKYEFYDKQLGGGLWVGKRYGGGGDTNREPLKNLSHAATVTQVCRYYYLLANGQLVNEKRSKQMLNIMENPELHHKFVNTLDQIAPTARLFRKSGSWRTYHSDSILVWGNEPNRRYILVALIDDASGEQIIRDLVKPVERALRNTLL